In a genomic window of Deltaproteobacteria bacterium:
- a CDS encoding response regulator: protein MMTISGGSTVEAPCRVLLVDDDPVSLLVLEGAIKRIPKIEIDQATNGPEAIELARRNEYATMVLDVNMPGMDGFETASCIRAEGLNENTPLIFVTAFRLSDSDRFQGYDKGAVDYLRKPVDLKIFTAKLKALADLHNEALKSRKQLDEATRRNLEMEALLQASRSVLRTADFTDSARAVFDACKSVTGARAGYVALLSPDGHENEVLFLDSGKAPCTVDPSLPMPIRGLRAEAYATGRVVFENDFMHSPWMEFMSKGHVAMRNVLFAPLNVEGQVVGIMGLANKPGNFTENDARLAGLFGDFAAMSLRNARAMDRLRDNERKMMTVRKLESVGQLAGGVAHELNTPIQYVTANIDYLDSAFKALATQCAGMEGTAEKVDAEEVQRALAEVPEALADIRVGLAKVSHIISAMKKLVPNVPGQREEIDPGTILRDLVILTESQWRGKAEVRLDIVQDLPKVFCSPGEISQAVLNILVNAIQAVEDTGRSGEIAISARPIADMVEMRISDTGPGIPEEVLSRIFDPFFTTKDVGRGTGQGLALAQMVFHTHGGEIRCESIFGRGTTFILTLPLADDELTGLS, encoded by the coding sequence ATGATGACCATTAGCGGCGGAAGCACGGTCGAGGCACCCTGCCGGGTGCTCCTGGTGGACGACGATCCGGTCAGCCTGCTGGTTCTGGAGGGAGCCATCAAAAGAATTCCGAAGATCGAAATCGATCAGGCCACGAACGGGCCCGAGGCCATCGAATTGGCCCGACGGAACGAATACGCGACCATGGTCCTGGACGTGAACATGCCGGGAATGGACGGATTCGAGACCGCGTCCTGCATTCGGGCCGAAGGGTTGAACGAGAATACGCCGCTCATCTTCGTCACCGCGTTCAGACTTTCGGACTCCGACCGGTTCCAGGGCTACGATAAAGGAGCGGTGGACTACCTGCGTAAACCCGTGGACCTCAAAATATTCACGGCCAAGCTCAAGGCTCTGGCGGACCTGCACAACGAAGCCCTGAAATCCAGGAAGCAACTCGACGAGGCAACTCGAAGAAATCTGGAGATGGAGGCTCTGCTCCAAGCCTCCAGAAGCGTGCTCCGGACCGCCGACTTCACGGACAGCGCCCGGGCCGTGTTCGACGCCTGCAAGTCCGTGACCGGGGCCCGGGCCGGGTATGTGGCCCTGCTCTCACCGGACGGCCACGAGAACGAGGTGCTCTTTCTCGATTCGGGCAAGGCCCCATGCACGGTGGACCCGTCCCTGCCCATGCCCATCAGGGGGCTGCGGGCCGAGGCCTACGCCACGGGCCGGGTGGTCTTTGAAAACGACTTCATGCACAGCCCATGGATGGAGTTCATGTCCAAGGGTCATGTGGCCATGCGGAACGTGCTTTTCGCCCCTTTGAACGTGGAGGGACAGGTGGTCGGGATCATGGGCCTGGCCAACAAGCCGGGAAACTTCACCGAAAACGACGCCCGTTTGGCTGGTCTGTTCGGGGATTTCGCGGCCATGTCCCTGCGAAACGCCCGGGCCATGGATCGATTGCGTGACAACGAGCGGAAAATGATGACGGTCCGCAAATTGGAGAGCGTGGGGCAGTTGGCCGGGGGCGTGGCCCACGAACTGAACACGCCTATTCAGTACGTGACCGCGAACATCGACTACTTGGATTCGGCCTTCAAGGCCCTGGCCACTCAATGCGCCGGAATGGAGGGCACGGCCGAAAAGGTCGATGCGGAGGAGGTCCAACGGGCACTGGCCGAGGTTCCCGAGGCCCTGGCCGACATCCGGGTCGGGCTGGCCAAGGTCAGCCATATCATCTCAGCCATGAAGAAACTGGTGCCCAACGTGCCGGGACAGCGGGAGGAAATCGATCCTGGGACCATCCTTCGGGATCTGGTGATCCTGACCGAGTCCCAGTGGCGGGGAAAGGCCGAGGTTCGGCTGGACATCGTCCAGGATCTGCCGAAGGTCTTCTGCTCCCCGGGGGAGATCAGCCAAGCCGTCCTGAATATCCTGGTCAACGCCATCCAGGCCGTGGAGGACACAGGTCGTTCCGGCGAGATTGCGATCAGTGCCCGTCCCATCGCGGACATGGTCGAGATGCGGATCTCGGACACTGGGCCGGGGATCCCCGAAGAGGTCCTGTCAAGAATCTTCGATCCATTCTTCACGACCAAGGACGTGGGCCGGGGCACGGGTCAGGGGTTGGCCCTGGCCCAGATGGTCTTTCACACCCATGGGGGCGAGATTCGCTGCGAGTCTATTTTCGGCCGGGGCACGACCTTCATCCTGACCCTGCCCCTGGCCGACGATGAATTGACGGGGCTTTCGTGA
- a CDS encoding PAS domain S-box protein: MKDDELRILYIEDNPDDVELLRAYLAEENGGRSPALDSVGTLEQGLKRVGQGRVDAVLLDLNLPDSQGLETFERFTATFPDLPVIVVTVLDRKEAGIQAVRAGAQDYLIKDQMSGPLSVRAVRYAVERKAAQVRILRERDKLNTLVKERTSDLAEANRELRVSRAFLRTVTDNLPALVAYVDADFRYRFVNEGYQRFHRLDEDKILGLTVAEVVGPEMWALIRKPLTRALAGEPVDFEGRVDPPGKGILWFEARYRPDVDGDGRVRGAYILVLDVSERAKAQERVREQKDLLQSILSGIEAGVFVIDMADHRIVEVNAVGAGLLGLDEAALVGRRCQDFICVEKRKAEDGACPALGRKTLHAEFRLERPDGRVLSISKSVVPVTIDGRPHRVAILFDISDRKNLERQLAVAQKLESVGQLASGIAHEINTPVQYIGGNLDFLRMVLERVEAALDSGIETEGSEVRDDLAELRPLMAEARKSLDESLEGVDRIRTIVQAMKRFSHPDLDALRMVDVNEAVQTTATIARNEWKYVADLKTDLAPHLPPILCIPGDLNQALLNVVVNAAQAIGEVVANTGAKGLITIRTALVGEMVEITITDTGCGIPDWDADRVFDPFFTTKEVGRGTGQGLAITYAAVTKHGGTIDFDSTVGKGTTFRIRMPMGGGHDDH; encoded by the coding sequence ATGAAGGACGACGAACTGCGAATCCTGTACATTGAAGACAATCCAGATGACGTGGAGCTGTTGCGGGCCTATCTGGCCGAGGAGAACGGCGGCCGGAGCCCAGCCCTGGACAGTGTCGGGACCTTGGAGCAGGGCCTGAAACGGGTCGGGCAGGGTCGGGTCGACGCCGTGCTCCTGGATCTCAATCTGCCCGACAGCCAGGGTCTGGAAACCTTTGAGCGGTTCACGGCCACTTTTCCGGATCTGCCGGTGATCGTGGTCACGGTTCTGGACCGCAAGGAGGCCGGGATTCAGGCCGTGCGCGCCGGGGCTCAAGACTATCTGATCAAGGACCAGATGTCGGGTCCCTTGTCGGTCCGGGCCGTACGCTACGCCGTGGAACGAAAGGCGGCTCAGGTCCGGATTCTGCGGGAGCGGGACAAGCTCAATACCCTGGTCAAGGAGCGGACCAGCGACTTGGCCGAGGCCAATCGCGAACTTCGGGTCAGCCGGGCCTTTCTCCGGACGGTCACGGACAATCTTCCGGCCCTGGTGGCCTATGTGGATGCGGATTTCCGCTACAGGTTCGTCAACGAAGGCTATCAACGATTTCACAGGCTGGATGAGGACAAGATCCTGGGCCTGACCGTGGCCGAGGTGGTCGGCCCGGAGATGTGGGCTTTGATCCGAAAGCCTCTGACCAGGGCCCTGGCCGGAGAGCCTGTCGACTTTGAGGGTCGGGTCGACCCGCCGGGCAAGGGCATTCTGTGGTTCGAGGCCCGCTATCGTCCCGATGTGGACGGCGATGGCCGGGTCAGGGGGGCTTACATTCTGGTTCTGGATGTCAGCGAGCGGGCCAAGGCTCAGGAACGGGTTCGGGAGCAGAAGGATCTTTTGCAGAGCATCCTGTCCGGGATCGAGGCCGGGGTGTTCGTCATCGACATGGCCGACCACCGGATCGTGGAGGTCAATGCGGTGGGGGCCGGGCTTCTCGGTCTGGACGAGGCGGCCCTGGTCGGGCGCAGATGCCAGGATTTCATATGCGTGGAAAAGCGCAAGGCCGAGGACGGCGCGTGTCCGGCCCTGGGCCGCAAGACCCTCCACGCCGAGTTCCGGCTGGAGCGGCCCGACGGCCGGGTTTTGTCGATCAGCAAGAGCGTCGTGCCGGTGACCATCGACGGTCGGCCGCACCGGGTGGCCATCCTTTTCGACATCTCGGATCGGAAAAATCTCGAGCGGCAACTGGCCGTGGCCCAGAAGCTGGAGAGCGTGGGTCAGCTGGCCTCGGGCATCGCCCATGAGATCAACACCCCGGTCCAGTACATCGGGGGGAACCTCGACTTTTTGCGCATGGTTCTGGAACGCGTCGAGGCTGCCCTGGATTCCGGGATCGAAACTGAGGGCTCGGAGGTCCGAGATGACTTGGCCGAGCTTCGGCCATTGATGGCTGAGGCCCGGAAATCCCTGGATGAATCCCTGGAAGGCGTGGACCGGATCCGGACCATCGTCCAAGCCATGAAGCGGTTTTCCCATCCGGATCTGGACGCACTCCGGATGGTCGATGTGAACGAGGCCGTGCAGACCACGGCGACCATTGCTCGAAACGAGTGGAAATACGTGGCCGACCTGAAGACGGACCTGGCCCCTCATTTGCCCCCCATCCTCTGCATACCCGGCGACCTGAACCAGGCCTTGTTGAACGTGGTGGTCAACGCGGCCCAGGCCATCGGGGAAGTGGTTGCGAATACTGGGGCAAAGGGCCTGATCACCATCCGGACCGCTCTGGTCGGGGAGATGGTGGAGATCACGATCACGGACACGGGATGCGGAATTCCCGACTGGGATGCCGACCGGGTTTTCGATCCCTTTTTCACCACCAAGGAGGTGGGCCGGGGCACGGGCCAGGGTTTAGCCATCACCTACGCGGCCGTGACCAAGCACGGCGGGACCATTGATTTCGATTCAACGGTGGGCAAGGGCACGACCTTTCGGATACGGATGCCCATGGGAGGCGGACATGATGACCATTAG
- a CDS encoding response regulator, translating to MNRLKAVEILMVEDNPDDVLLTREALKDAKVHSVLHVVQDGEEAFLFLRRQGPFTESPRPDIILLDLNLPRKDGHEVLREIKADPVLRTIPVVVLTTSDNEDDIERAYDCHVNCYVTKPVDFDQFMKVVRSIEDFWFTVVKLPRA from the coding sequence ATGAATAGATTGAAGGCCGTGGAAATCCTCATGGTCGAGGACAACCCCGACGATGTTCTGCTGACCAGGGAGGCATTGAAGGACGCCAAGGTCCACAGCGTTTTGCATGTGGTTCAGGACGGGGAGGAGGCTTTCCTGTTCCTGCGTCGGCAGGGGCCTTTTACCGAGTCCCCCAGGCCGGACATCATCCTCCTGGACCTGAACCTGCCGCGCAAGGACGGGCACGAGGTTCTGCGGGAGATCAAGGCCGACCCGGTGCTCAGGACCATCCCGGTGGTCGTTTTGACCACCTCGGACAACGAGGACGACATTGAGCGGGCCTATGATTGCCATGTGAACTGCTACGTGACCAAGCCCGTGGATTTCGATCAGTTCATGAAGGTGGTCCGGTCTATCGAGGATTTCTGGTTCACAGTGGTCAAACTTCCCAGAGCGTGA